CAACTGGTTGCTTAATATATAAATCAAGATTTTCATGACCATCTAAAATCAACTCAGCGGTTAGTTCTTGCTCAGACAAGCGTTGTCTAGTTGTTACTAAGGCAAGCTCTTGTATATCAAAAGCAAACACATGATCACTCAACCTGGCTAAGAAAACTGTATCATAGCCTTGTCCCATCGTTGCATCTACAACAACAGCATCATGGCTAATATCTGAAAGGAACTCATGTACCATTTGCAGAGGTGTTAGCATACTTTAGCTCCCTGAAACGTATCACGACGCACCAACTCAGCATCAATGGCGTTTAAAACTTCCCACTTCTTCAAACTCCACATCGGACCAATTAGCATCTCTCGAGGTGCATCACCAGTTAATCTATGGATTGAAATCTCTTTTGGAATAATTTCAAGTTGATCACAAATCACATTAACATAATCATCAAATGCCATTAACTGGAGATCTCCCTGATGGAAATCACGCTGCATTCTCGTACCTGTCATTAAATGGAGTAGATGGAGCTTAATACCCTGAATATCAGAATCAGTCACGACACGACGGACATTTTCAAGCATCATCTCAGGTGTTTCACCTGGTAAACCATTAATAAGATGGACACAAACTAATATACCACGAGCACGCAGGTTAGCGACAGCGTCTAAATAGGTTTGATAATCATGCGCTCTATTGATCAGATCACTAGTCTTCTCATACGTCGTTTGTAGGCCTAATTCAACCCATACTGTAATACGCGTATTTAATTCAGCTAGATAGTCAAGTGTTTCAGTAGGCAAACAATCCGGACGTGTACCGATGTTGATACCAACCACGTCTGGCCGACCAACTGCTTGCTCAAACCGCTCTCTAATAACATCTACAGAATCATGTGTATTTGTGAAATTTTGAAAATAAGCAATATATTTCTTAAC
The DNA window shown above is from Lactococcus paracarnosus and carries:
- a CDS encoding TIGR01212 family radical SAM protein (This family includes YhcC from E. coli K-12, an uncharacterized radical SAM protein.); this encodes MMKRYTTWNDYLRDSYGEKVFKVPIDAGFDCPNRDGTVAHGGCTFCTVSGSGDAIVAPDAPIPVQVEKEIEFLHRKWPGVKKYIAYFQNFTNTHDSVDVIRERFEQAVGRPDVVGINIGTRPDCLPTETLDYLAELNTRITVWVELGLQTTYEKTSDLINRAHDYQTYLDAVANLRARGILVCVHLINGLPGETPEMMLENVRRVVTDSDIQGIKLHLLHLMTGTRMQRDFHQGDLQLMAFDDYVNVICDQLEIIPKEISIHRLTGDAPREMLIGPMWSLKKWEVLNAIDAELVRRDTFQGAKVC